A genomic stretch from Mya arenaria isolate MELC-2E11 chromosome 10, ASM2691426v1 includes:
- the LOC128205543 gene encoding uncharacterized protein LOC128205543, whose product MNPKSDESPPSSGRDMNGSGAQTQNVEAGVCLGKGRQSTQNRKQRRVQHSHMSGPLIIKARLVQADAGSLQGSDLPKAWPLHSNAESPSGYDLPNGSWQSHYVYTGSPKWPGDRVTSGCKLSTEGAAVTEQEFKFVPSDLSTLASPTRNKFGISVVNVRKAELKKIGYNDLVDWLRDPNHVYIGRDMTRYVPGAVGSKWGNPFKARGDNLTVEERCDMYKQYILNDTRIQGNGKTLLESLDELKGKVLGCWCHPAPCHGHMLADLAQKHCY is encoded by the coding sequence TGGTAGTGGCGCTCAAACGCAGAATGTCGAGGCTGGTGTCTGTCTGGGGAAGGGTCGACAGAGCACCCAAAACCGAAAACAAAGACGTGTTCAGCATAGCCACATGTCTGGCCCTTTAATCATAAAAGCAAGGTTAGTACAGGCAGATGCAGGATCACTGCAAGGATCCGATCTTCCTAAAGCATGGCCACTACACAGCAACGCCGAATCGCCGTCAGGATACGATCTTCCGAATGGGTCTTGGCAGTCGCATTATGTGTATACCGGCAGTCCGAAATGGCCTGGTGATAGGGTAACTTCAGGCTGCAAATTGTCAACTGAAGGCGCCGCTGTAACAGAGCAAGAATTTAAGTTTGTACCCTCAGACCTCTCTACATTAGCATCGCCGACAAGAAATAAGTTTGGCATCTCTGTTGTCAACGTAAGAAAGGCTGAGCTTAAAAAAATCGGGTACAATGACCTCGTGGATTGGCTACGTGATCCGAATCACGTGTACATAGGACGTGACATGACGCGTTACGTCCCCGGCGCCGTTGGTAGCAAGTGGGGTAACCCATTTAAAGCGCGAGGCGACAATCTGACTGTAGAAGAACGCTGTgacatgtacaaacaatatatcCTCAATGACACTCGTATCCAAGGTAACGGAAAAACGCTTCTGGAATCTCTGGATGAGTTGAAAGGCAAAGTGCTCGGATGTTGGTGCCACCCAGCACCTTGTCACGGTCACATGCTGGCCGATCTCGCGCAGAAACACTGTTATTGA